A window of the Equus przewalskii isolate Varuska chromosome 10, EquPr2, whole genome shotgun sequence genome harbors these coding sequences:
- the QRICH2 gene encoding glutamine-rich protein 2 isoform X5, with protein MPPATAATKVTLRELADLAIGTPELGAVNFTALHTLIVAMLKCLNLRETRIDFQAPSPEQGLSLELPQASLSAPQLATPKERRRSSGAGRAPPVLEGQVKELGAQVQDLSRQLKTMGSQVQGIASHVQHLSATASGLDANTRRWLEEKETAMLMPEKPRMEAMKIRKDSEAVSGPRTMELLHDVTEDMKTLKEVHQKAQELPELNPQKLVQRVDELERLIRGREEFLDQIGRKLSVMPVGEEVTMVTWEELEQAITDGWRASQQGSDSTIGLPKRKGQASLTSSDATSTGGSTKHSTADQPLESASGFGPSQPLSATSGTTYPSEEMSSRERSRRPSPAVFPGGEQHPRARDEAGLAKPYHPAVSQFRVESDRRRAREQHSLAHPRRDERDAHPAPFQQDLPPATSARDWHPQVYPDQHGGVYISQGQIYPRLDQHDLGPLETPDMNQLALLHPSTYHPHGIVPHSTGQLGVMPPMVPGRDQQRLELPRTDQPSMVPLSTYQHGMILPGTDQRGVEQPGMDENVMGPLGMDQHGLVPLGMDQHGSVIFSMDQQGLGLPSMDQHGLVPPLRDERGLVSPGLMQVAADQQAFVHPSLETSGFIQPGASQPALVQAGAGQPGVVQPGAGQPALVQPGVGQPGMVQPGAGQPGVVQPGVGQPGMVQPGAGQPGVVQPGAGQPGVVQPGAGQPGVVQPGAGRHAVVQPGIGQPGMVQPGAGQPGVVQPGARQPGVVQPGAGRHAVVQPGIGQPGMVQPGVGQPRVVQPRAGQPALVQPGARQPGVVQPGAGRPALVQPGAGQPGVVQPSARQPGVVQPGVGQHSVVQPGAGQPGVVQPAAGQPGVVQPVVDQSAYPPGWAQPGTYLPGLVQPGADQPGLAQHGTDQPGLMQPHAYLPSLAQPSTDQPGLVQPGMDQPGLVQPGVGQPGLAQPGLAQPGMDQHGLVQPGVGRPGLVQPGMDQRNLVQTGVGRPGLVQPGMDQWGLVQPGVGRPGLVQPGMDQQGLVQPGVGRPGLVQPGMDQRGLVQPGLGQPGLVQPGMDQHGPGQPGVGQPGLVQPGMDQRGLAQPGVARPGLVQPGMDQRGLVQPGVGQPGLVQPGMDQRGLVQPGVGWPGLVQPGMDQWGLVQPGVGWPGLVQPGMDQQGMVQPGVGQPGLVQPGMYQRGLVQPGMDQWGLVQPGMDQHGLVQPEKGQPDLLQPGAGQHGLVQTGMEQRGLVQPGAGQPGSVQPGTDQGGLVQPATDQPGLVQPGSGQPGLAQPGAGQAGLAQPGSGQPGLAQPGAGQPGLAQPGAGQAGLAQPGAGQPGLAQPGAGQAGLAQPGAGQPGLAQPGAGQPGLAQPGSGQPGLAQPGAGQPGLAQPGAGQAGLAQPGAGQAGLAQPGAGQPGLAQPGTGQAGLAQPGAGQPGLAQPGAGQAGLAQPGAGQPGLAQPGSGQPGLAQPGAGQPGLAQPGAGQPGLAQPGAGQPGLAQPGAGQPGLVQPSARHLGFVQPGVDQRGLVQPGTDPRGFLKPSIYTPGLVSPDIYPPGPVQPGAYLPGLVQPGAYPRGLVPSGVYPHGLVQPGAYPHSLVQAGAYPHGFVQPGLDQRGLRQPGTDQQGLIPLGTELRRFPTFRADSRNFISPRPYQHSVVPPGRTQHGQVSPLPANQDLALPGIDQEGLVPPETYQHGVMHPGTDQPSPAPLSTGVRSARLDQQHLVSPGPDQRDHAYSTPVSQGVDRYVQVDADPNQTYASNQLGVSTQTTPTQDATFFRRETSLNYLDQVSSEKIDVQSERRESLDKLAPSFPMAVETFRLMGELIGLYVELKENMKDLDEQEAGQTDLEKIQYLLALMVKKTIPPDLQEQLKTLKTLTKEIRQEKAKLDKMQKVVEGDAEQEIGKDMKTGQLTMQLGILRVTVADIEKELAELRESQEQGKVSMENSVSEASLYLQNQLDKLRTIIESMLTSSSTLLSMSMAPHKTLTTLAPGQIDPEATCPACSLDLSHQVSTLVRRYEQLQDMVNNLTTTRPSKKTKLQSQDEELLGHVQRAILQVQGDCEKLNITTSNLIEDHRQKQKDIDVLYQGLEKLEKEKANRENLEMEIGTKADKSALAAKVSRVQFDATTEQLNHMMQELVAKMSGQEQDWQKMLDKLLLEMDTKLDRLELDPVKQLLEDRWKSLRQQLKERSPLYQADEAAAMRRQLLAHFHCLSCDRPLETPVTGQIIPVTPVCPGLPGHRSIRPYTVFELEQVRQQSRNLKLGSAPFPRSDLAQMERSVGRLRTMHSKMLMDIEKVQIHFGGSVKASSQMIRELLQAQCLRSPCYKRVHDPADYTYSTVPRRCGGSHTRTYPYRRNRLQHLAQGLYPTDEIQIAMKHKEVDILGLDGHIYKGRMDTRLPSILSKDTPSRQWKDRPVSSEGRLSQPNMAHPPSPSEMANVPAGMEIPMDVPPGEGLEEPTRGPRSTSAHRAEQ; from the exons ATGCCGCCCGCGACGGCGGCCACCAAGGTCACCCTCCGGGAGCTGGCCGACCTCGCCATCGGCACCCCGGAGCTGGGCGCCGTCAACTTCACGGCCCTGCACACGCTCATCGTGGCCATGCTCAAGTGCCTCAACCTGCGGGAGACGCGGATCGACTTCCAGGCGCCGTCGCCCGAGCAGGGTCTCTCCTTGGAGCTCCCCCAGGCCTCGCTTAGCGCCCCGCAGCTGGCGACGCCCAAAGAGAGGCGGAGGAGCAGCGGCGCGGGCAGGGCGCCGCCGGTGCTGGAGGGCCAGGTGAAGGAGCTGGGCGCGCAGGTCCAGGACCTCAGCAGGCAGCTCAAGACCATGGGGAGCCAGGTTCAGGGCATCGCGTCCCACGTGCAGCATCTCAGCGCCACGGCCAGCGGGCTCGACGCGAACACTCGGAGGtggctggaggagaaggagacGGCCATGCTGATGCCCGAGAAGCCGCGAATGGAGGCAATGAAAATCAGGAAGGACAGCGAGGCGGTCAGCGGCCCCCGG ACCATGGAGCTGCTCCACGATGTCACGGAAGACATGAAAACCCTGAAAGAAGTTCACCAAAAGGCGCAAGAGCTGCCCGAGTTGAACCCCCAG AAACTCGTCCAGCGGGTTGATGAACTAGAGAGGCTAATCAGAGGCCGGGAAGAATTCCTG GATCAAATTGGCCGGAAGCTGAGTGTGATGCCTGTTGGAGAAGAAGTCACGATGGTCACCTGGGAGGAGCTGGAGCAAGCAATTACTGACGGCTGGAGAGCCTCACAACAG GGCTCAGACTCAACAATAGGACTTCCCAAGCGCAAAGGGCAGGCTTCCTTAACATCGAGCGACGCGACTTCAACCGGAGGCTCCACCAAGCATTCAACCGCTGACCAGCCTCTGGAATCTGCTAGTGGTTTTGGCCCAAGTCAGCCTTTATCGGCAACCAGTGGCACAACATACCCCTCTGAAGAGATGAGTAGCAGAGAACGAAGCAGACGTCCCTCTCCTGCTGTGTTTCCTGGTGGAGAACAGCACCCAAGGGCCCGTGATGAAGCTGGCCTGGCAAAACCCTATCACCCCGCTGTGTCTCAGTTCAGAGTAGAGTCAGATCGTCGCAGGGCTAGAGAGCAGCACAGCTTGGCACATCCAAGAAGAGATGAACGAGATGCACACCCTGCCCCATTTCAACAGGACTTACCCCCAGCTACCTCTGCCAGAGACTGGCATCCTCAGGTGTACCCAGATCAGCATGGGGGAGTGTACATTAGCCAGGGTCAAATCTATCCAAGGCTAGATCAGCATGACTTAGGACCATTAGAAACACCAGACATGAATCAGCTTGCATTGCTACATCCTAGCACTTATCATCCACATGGCATAGTACCCCACAGCACGGGTCAGCTTGGTGTGATGCCACCAATGGTACCTGGCAGAGACCAGCAAAGATTGGAACTACCCAGGACAGATCAGCCTAGTATGGTTCCACTTAGCACATATCAGCATGGTATGATACTTCCTGGCACAGACCAACGTGGTGTAGAACAGCCTGGCATGGATGAGAATGTAATGGGACCACTTGGCATGGATCAGCATGGATTGGTACCTCTTGGAATGGATCAGCATGGATCTGTAATATTTAGCATGGATCAGCAAGGATTGGGACTGCCTAGCATGGATCAACATGGATTGGTTCCACCTCTTAGAGATGAGCGTGGTTTGGTATCACCTGGTTTGATGCAAGTTGCTGCAGATCAGCAAGCTTTTGTACATCCAAGTTTGGAAACGTCTGGCTTCATACAACCTGGAGCAAGTCAGCCTGCTTTGGTCCAGGCTGGAGCAGGTCAGCCTGGTGTAGTCCAGCCTGGCGCAGGTCAGCCTGCTTTGGTCCAGCCTGGCGTAGGTCAGCCAGGTATGGTCCAGCCTGGAGCAGGTCAGCCTGGTGTGGTCCAGCCTGGTGTAGGTCAGCCAGGTATGGTCCAGCCTGGAGCAGGTCAGCCTGGTGTGGTCCAGCCTGGCGCAGGTCAGCCTGGTGTGGTCCAGCCTGGCGCAGGTCAGCCTGGTGTGGTCCAGCCTGGAGCAGGTCGGCATGCTGTGGTCCAGCCTGGCATAGGTCAGCCTGGTATGGTCCAGCCTGGAGCAGGTCAGCCTGGTGTGGTCCAGCCCGGCGCACGTCAGCCTGGTGTGGTCCAGCCTGGAGCAGGTCGGCATGCTGTGGTCCAGCCTGGCATAGGTCAGCCTGGTATGGTCCAGCCTGGCGTAGGTCAGCCTCGTGTGGTCCAACCTAGAGCAGGTCAGCCTGCTTTGGTCCAGCCTGGTGCACGTCAGCCTGGTGTAGTCCAGCCTGGAGCAGGTCGGCCTGCTTTGGTCCAGCCTGGAGCAGGTCAACCTGGTGTGGTCCAGCCTAGTGCACGTCAGCCTGGTGTGGTCCAGCCTGGCGTAGGTCAGCATAGTGTGGTCCAGCCTGGAGCAGGTCAGCCTGGTGTGGTCCAGCCTGCAGCAGGTCAGCCTGGTGTGGTCCAGCCTGTTGTAGATCAGAGTGCTTATCCACCTGGTTGGGCACAACCTGGTACATATCTACCTGGTTTGGTCCAACCTGGTGCAGATCAGCCTGGCTTGGCCCAACATGGAACAGATCAGCCTGGTTTGATGCAACCTCATGCATATCTACCTAGTTTGGCACAACCTAGCACAGATCAGCCTGGTTTGGTGCAACCTGGAATGGATCAGCCTGGTCTAGTCCAACCTGGGGTAGGTCAGCCTGGTTTGGCGCAGCCTGGTTTGGCGCAGCCTGGAATGGATCAGCATGGTCTAGTCCAACCTGGGGTAGGTCGGCCTGGTTTGGTGCAGCCTGGAATGGATCAGCGGAATTTGGTCCAAACTGGGGTAGGTCGGCCTGGTTTGGTCCAACCTGGAATGGATCAGTGGGGTTTGGTCCAACCTGGGGTAGGTCGGCCTGGTTTGGTCCAACCTGGAATGGATCAGCAGGGTTTGGTCCAACCTGGGGTAGGTCGGCCTGGTTTGGTCCAACCTGGAATGGATCAGCGTGGTCTGGTCCAACCTGGGTTAGGTCAGCCTGGTTTGGTACAGCCTGGAATGGATCAGCATGGTCCAGGCCAACCTGGGGTAGGTCAGCCTGGTTTGGTACAGCCTGGAATGGATCAGCGTGGTCTGGCCCAACCTGGGGTAGCTCGGCCTGGTTTGGTGCAGCCTGGAATGGATCAGCGTGGTCTGGTCCAACCTGGGGTAGGTCAGCCTGGTTTGGTGCAGCCTGGAATGGATCAGCGTGGTCTGGTCCAACCTGGGGTAGGTTGGCCTGGTTTGGTGCAGCCTGGAATGGATCAGTGGGGTCTTGTCCAACCTGGGGTAGGTTGGCCTGGTTTGGTGCAGCCTGGAATGGATCAGCAGGGTATGGTCCAACCTGGGGTAGGTCAGCCTGGTTTAGTGCAGCCTGGAATGTATCAGCGTGGTCTGGTCCAACCTGGAATGGATCAGTGGGGTTTGGTCCAACCTGGAATGGATCAGCATGGTTTGGTGCAGCCTGAGAAAGGTCAGCCTGATTTGCTGCAACCTGGTGCAGGTCAGCATGGTTTGGTCCAAACTGGAATGGAGCAGCGTGGCTTGGTACAACCAGGTGCAGGTCAGCCTGGTTCAGTGCAGCCTGGCACAGATCAGGGTGGTTTGGTCCAACCAGCTACAGATCAGCCTGGTTTGGTCCAACCGGGCTCAGGTCAGCCTGGTTTGGCGCAGCCTGGCGCAGGTCAGGCTGGTTTGGCGCAGCCTGGCTCAGGTCAGCCTGGTTTGGCGCAGCCTGGGGCAGGTCAGCCTGGTTTGGCGCAGCCTGGCGCAGGTCAGGCTGGTTTGGCGCAGCCTGGGGCAGGTCAGCCTGGTTTGGCGCAGCCTGGCGCAGGTCAGGCTGGTTTGGCGCAGCCTGGGGCAGGCCAGCCTGGTTTGGCGCAGCCTGGCGCAGGCCAGCCTGGTTTGGCGCAGCCTGGCTCAGGTCAGCCTGGTTTGGCGCAGCCTGGGGCAGGTCAGCCTGGTTTGGCGCAGCCTGGCGCAGGCCAGGCTGGTTTGGCGCAGCCTGGCGCAGGCCAGGCTGGTTTGGCGCAGCCTGGGGCAGGCCAGCCTGGTTTGGCGCAGCCTGGCACAGGCCAGGCTGGTTTGGCGCAGCCTGGGGCAGGTCAGCCTGGTTTGGCGCAGCCTGGCGCAGGTCAGGCTGGTTTGGCGCAGCCTGGCGCAGGTCAGCCTGGTTTGGCGCAGCCTGGCTCAGGTCAGCCTGGTTTGGCGCAGCCTGGCGCAGGTCAGCCTGGTTTGGCGCAGCCTGGCGCAGGTCAGCCTGGTTTGGCCCAGCCTGGCGCAGGTCAGCCTGGTTTGGCGCAGCCTGGCGCAGGTCAGCCTGGTTTGGTCCAACCTAGTGCACGTCACCTTGGTTTTGTGCAACCTGGAGTGGATCAGCGTGGTTTGGTACAGCCTGGCACAGATCCACGTGGCTTTTTAAAGCCTAGCATATATACGCCTGGCTTGGTTTCACCTGATATATATCCACCTGGTCCAGTACAGCCTGGTGCATATCTGCCTGGTTTGGTACAGCCTGGTGCCTATCCACGTGGTTTGGTCCCATCTGGTGTCTATCCTCATGGTTTGGTTCAGCCTGGTGCCTATCCTCATAGTTTGGTCCAGGCTGGTGCATATCCACATGGTTTTGTGCAGCCTGGATTAGATCAGCGTGGTTTGAGGCAACCTGGTACAGATCAACAAGGCTTGATACCACTAGGCACAGAGCTTCGTCGCTTTCCAACATTCCGTGCAGATTCTCGAAATTTTATATCACCACGCCCATATCAGCATAGTGTGGTACCTCCTGGCAGAACTCAACATGGCCAAGTGTCACCACTACCAGCCAATCAAGATTTGGCATTGCCAGGTATAGACCAAGAGGGTTTGGTACCACCAGAAACTTACCAGCATGGTGTAATGCATCCTGGCACAGACCAGCCTAGCCCAGCACCATTAAGCACAGGTGTGAGATCTGCACGCCTGGATCAACAGCATTTGGTATCTCCTGGCCCAGATCAACGTGACCATGCCTACTCCACCCCAGTCTCCCAGGGTGTAGATCGTTATGTCCAGGTAGATGCGGATCCAAATCAAACATATGCTTCAAACCAACTGGGAGTTTCTACCCAGACGACCCCTACCCAAGATGCCACCTTTTTCAGGAGGGAAACCTCCCTTAACTATCTCGACCAAGTCTCATCAGAAAAGATTGACGTCCAGAGTGAGAGACGTGAGTCACTGGATAAACTGGCTCCCAGCTTCCCTATGGCAGTGGAAACATTTCGTCTGATGGGGGAGCTCATCGGCCTCTATGTAGAGCTAAAGGAGAACATGAAGGATCTGGATGAGCAGGAAGCTGGCCAAACTGACTTGGAAAAGATCCAGTACCTGCTCGCCCTGATGG TCAAAAAGACCATACCCCCTGACCTGCAGGAGCAGCTGAAGACTTTGAAGACCTTGACCAAAgaaattcggcaggaaaaagcaAAG CTGGACAAGATGCAAAAGGTCGTGGAGGGCGATGCGGAGCAAGAAATAGGAAAGGACATGAAAACTGGCCAGCTGACCATGCAGCTGGGCATCCTCAG AGTCACCGTGGCTGACATCGAGAAGGAGCTGGCTGAGCTGAGGGAGAGCCAAGAGCAGGGCAAGGTCAGCATGGAAAATTCAGTCTCCGAAGCGTCCCTTTACCTGCAGAATCAG TTAGACAAGCTCAGGACAATCATCGAGAGCATGCTGACCTCGTCTTCCACGCTGCTGTCCATGAGCATGGCGCCTCACAAGACCCTGACAACCTTGGCACCGGGCCAGATTGACCCTGAGGCCACCTGCCCAGCCTGCAGCCTGGACCTGAGCCATCAGGTCAGCACGCTGGTGCGGCGCTACGAGCAGCTCCAGGACATGGTCAACAATCTGACTACCACCCGGCCGTCCAAGAAAACCAAGCTCCAGAGCCAG GATGAAGAGCTGCTGGGCCATGTCCAGCGTGCCATCCTGCAGGTGCAGGGCGACTGCGAGAAGCTCAACATCACCACCAGCAACCTCATCGAGGACCATcggcagaagcagaaggacaTCGAT GTGTTGTACCAGGGTCTAGAGAAACTCGAGAAGGAAAAGGCTAACAGGGAAAACCTGGAGATGGAGATTGGCACA AAAGCCGACAAGAGTGCCCTGGCAGCCAAAGTGAGCCGTGTCCAGTTTGACGCCACCACAGAGCAGCTGAACCACATGATGCAGGAGCTGGTGGCTAAGATGAGTGGGCAGGAGCAGGACTGGCAGAAGATGCTGGACAAGCTCCTGCTAGAGATGGACACCAAG CTGGACCGCCTGGAGCTGGATCCAGTGAAGCAGTTGCTGGAGGATCGGTGGAAATCCTTGCGACAGCAGCTCAAAGAGCGCTCCCCACTCTACCAGGCAGATGAGGCAGCCGCCATGCGGAG GCAGCTCTTGGCACATTTCCACTGCCTCTCATGTGACCGTCCCTTGGAGACACCTGTGACTGGGCA aatcaTCCCTGTGACTCCTGTGTGCCCAGGCCTGCCCGGGCACCGTTCCATCCGCCCCTACACTGTCTTTGAACTGGAGCAGGTCCGGCAGCAGAGCCGCAA CCTGAAGCTGGGCAGCGCTCCCTTCCCTCGGAGCGACCTGGCGCAGATGGAGCGGAGTGTGGGGCGCCTGCGCACCATGCACTCCAAGATGCTGATGGACATCGAGAAGGTGCAGATCCACTTTGGAGGCTCGGTCAAGGCCAGCAGCCAGATGATCCGCGAGCTGCTGCAGGCCCAGTGCCTCAGGTCCCCCTGCTACAAACG GGTACACGATCCGGCCGATTACACCTACTCAACGGTGCCTCGGCGCTGCGGGGGCAGCCACACCCGCACCTACCCCTACCGCCGAAACCGCCTGCagcacctggcccagggcctgtACCCCACCGACGAGATCCAGATTGCCATGAAG CATAAAGAGGTGGATATCTTGGGCCTGGATGGACATATTTACAAGGGACGGATGGATACCAGGCTACCGAGCATCCTGAGCAAAGACA CTCCTTCTCGTCAATGGAAAGACAGACCCGTCTCCTCCGAGGGACGCCTCTCCCAGCCGAATATGgcccacccacccagccccagcGAGATGGCAAACGTACCGGCAGGGATGGAGATACCCATGGATGTGCCTCCTGGGGAGGGGCTCGAGGAGCCCACCCGGGGGCCACGGTCCACCTCTGCTCACAGAGCagagcaataa